In Anabrus simplex isolate iqAnaSimp1 chromosome 4, ASM4041472v1, whole genome shotgun sequence, a single genomic region encodes these proteins:
- the LOC136872807 gene encoding trehalase gives MSAHCWRIVALLVVAVAGTLVHSLPPSCDSPIYCYGELLYTVQVKPNPPFYDDSKKFVDMRMKYSPNEVLQNFEDLKAREGGDIPQEELLKFVNDNFEDGNELEAAVPGDWKESPAVLNRIADPDLRQWAKELNALWKNLTRRVNDDVKQNADRYSLLYVPNNFIVPGGRFRELYYWDTYWIVRGLLLSEMTSTVKGIIGNFVYMLENYGIIPNGGRVYYLQRSQPPTLTPMVANYYVATKDVEYVRSIIGTLDKEFQFWMDNRTVEVQKDGKTYTLARYFSPSEGPRPESYREDYEIAHKTFDTDERRQQFYEDIKSAAESGWDFSSRWFIRDGSNNGTLSDIHTRNVIPVDLNAFLFWNARILSDFHKMLGDFNKAAKYTKIASDWKEAVTAVLWNEDEGSWFDYDTLNNKQREYFYPSNVAPLWTKCYDESRAAIIGRKVVNYLDRSNIRSYLGGIPTSVNRSGEQWDLPNAWPPLQSIVVQGLDETNEKSAKDLAYELAKQWVRSNYRGYQDSMEMYEKYDAENPGKYGGGGEYTVQSGFGWTNGVVMEFLATYGERLTANGNNKHRRRSLWNNFVPRGHGGK, from the exons CCCGATATACTGTTATGGAGAACTCCTGTACACCGTCCAAGTAAAGCCAAATCCTCCGTTTTATGATGACTCAAAAAAATTCGTCGATATGAGAATGAAATATTCGCCGAACGAAGTTCTGCAGAATTTCGAGGACCTGAAAGCTAGAGAAGGTGGTGACATACCTCAAGAAGAGCTGTTGAAGTTCGTCAACGACAACTTTGAGGATGGCAACGAGCTAGAAGCAGCCGTACCTGGAGACTGGAAGGAGTCTCCCGCCGTGCTGAACCGTATCGCTGACCCAGACCTCAGGCAGTGGGCCAAGGAGCTGAACGCGTTGTGGAAGAACCTCACGCGGAGGGTGAACGACGACGTGAAGCAGAACGCTGACAGATACTCGCTCCTGTATGTGCCGAACAACTTCATTGTCCCCGGGGGGCGCTTCAGAGAACTCTACTACTGGGATACCTACTGGATCGTCCGAGGTCTTCTGCTGTCGGAGATGACCTCGACTGTCAAG GGCATCATCGGAAACTTCGTGTACATGCTGGAGAATTATGGGATAATCCCCAATGGAGGACGTGTGTACTACCTGCAGCGTTCACAGCCACCGACGTTGACGCCAATGGTCGCGAATTACTACGTCGCTACTAAGGATGTCGAGTACGTGAGGAGTATTATAGGCACATTGGACAAGGAGTTCCAGTTCTGGATGGACAACCGGACTGTCGAGGTGCAGAAGGATGGCAAGACTTACACACTCGCCAGATACTTCTCTCCGTCGGAAGGACCAAGGCCCGAATCCTACAG AGAGGACTATGAAATTGCCCACAAAACGTTCGACACAGACGAAAGGCGGCAGCAATTTTATGAGGACATCAAGAGTGCCGCAGAGTCGGGATGGGACTTCTCCAGCCGATGGTTCATCAGGGATGGCTCCAACAATG GAACCCTGTCTGATATTCACACTAGAAATGTCATCCCTGTGGATCTCAACGCCTTCCTTTTCTGGAATGCACGGATTTTATCAGACTTCCACAAAATGCTTGGAGATTTCAACAAGGCTGCCAAATATACAAAAATTGCCTCAGACTGGAAGGAGGCTGTGACAGCGGTGTTGTGGAATGAGGACGAAGGTTCTTGGTTCGACTACGATACACTCAATAACAAGCAGCGAGAGTATTTCTACCCTTCCAATGTGGCACCACTGTGGACCAAGTGCTATGATGAG TCGAGGGCTGCGATAATTGGCCGGAAGGTGGTGAACTACCTGGACAGGTCCAACATCAGGAGTTACCTCGGAGGAATACCCACCTCGGTGAACAGGAGTGGCGAGCAGTGGGACTTGCCCAATGCATGGCCTCCACTACAAAGTATCGTCGTCCAAGGCCTCGACGAAACCAACGAGAAAAGTGCTAAAGATCTGGCTTACGAGCTCGCCAAGCAGTGGGTTCGTTCCAACTACAGAGGGTACCAGGACTCCATGGAAATGTATGAGAAG TACGACGCTGAAAATCCTGGAAAATACGGTGGAGGGGGAGAGTATACGGTACAATCTGGATTTGGCTGGACGAACGGAGTGGTGATGGAGTTTCTAGCGACCTACGGAGAGAGGCTCACAGCCAATGGGAACAACAA